From one Bacteroides fragilis NCTC 9343 genomic stretch:
- a CDS encoding o-succinylbenzoate synthase — MYTINIIPRVLHFKQPAGTSRGSYTTRNVWYIHLSSIECPGRVGVGECAPLPKLSCDDLPDYEQVLRSACQRLEQTGELDIESLRGYPSILFGLETALRHYETQSWALWDTPFSRGEVGIPINGLIWMGSFDRMLQQIEVKMQAGYRCIKLKIGAINFEEELALLRHIRAHYSAREIELRVDANGAFSPADAMDKLNRLAELDLHSIEQPIRAGQWEEMARLAAESPLPIALDEELIGCNALERKRELLAAIHPRYIILKPSLHGGISGGNEWIAEAEKQHIGWWITSALESNIGLNAIAQWCATFRNPLPQGLGTGLLFTDNVEMPLEIRKDCLWFCK; from the coding sequence ATGTATACAATCAACATTATTCCACGCGTTCTTCATTTCAAGCAACCTGCGGGAACTTCGCGTGGTTCTTATACTACCCGGAATGTCTGGTATATCCATCTTTCTTCCATAGAGTGTCCGGGACGTGTCGGAGTAGGAGAGTGTGCTCCGTTACCCAAACTGAGTTGTGATGACTTGCCGGATTATGAACAGGTGCTTCGGAGTGCCTGTCAGCGACTGGAACAAACGGGAGAACTGGATATAGAATCTTTACGTGGGTATCCTTCTATTCTGTTCGGACTCGAGACAGCACTGCGCCATTACGAAACACAGAGCTGGGCATTATGGGATACTCCTTTTTCGCGCGGAGAAGTCGGTATACCTATTAACGGACTTATCTGGATGGGAAGTTTTGACAGAATGCTGCAACAGATCGAAGTCAAGATGCAGGCGGGATATCGCTGTATCAAACTAAAAATCGGTGCGATAAACTTTGAAGAAGAATTAGCCCTGTTGAGACATATCCGTGCTCACTATTCCGCCAGAGAAATAGAGTTGAGAGTGGATGCCAATGGAGCTTTCTCACCTGCCGATGCTATGGATAAACTGAATCGGTTGGCCGAATTGGACCTACATTCCATAGAGCAGCCTATCCGGGCCGGGCAGTGGGAGGAAATGGCCCGTCTGGCGGCTGAGTCCCCGCTTCCTATTGCTTTGGACGAAGAACTGATAGGTTGCAATGCCCTTGAAAGAAAACGGGAATTGCTGGCGGCTATCCACCCCCGGTATATCATACTGAAACCATCTCTGCATGGCGGGATCAGTGGTGGCAACGAATGGATTGCAGAAGCGGAAAAGCAACATATCGGATGGTGGATCACATCTGCGCTGGAGTCGAATATCGGTCTGAATGCCATAGCCCAATGGTGTGCGACTTTCCGGAATCCGTTGCCACAAGGATTAGGTACCGGGCTACTGTTTACGGACAATGTCGAGATGCCCCTCGAGATTCGAAAAGATTGTTTATGGTTTTGCAAATAA
- a CDS encoding FecR domain-containing protein, whose product MDETKLLNYLKGESDAEECLEVEAWYHASAEHKKQLDQLYYMLFVGERKVAMDGVDTENSLSVLKDRIKHKESEKKSVHRIHVSKWKRYAMPLAAFLCGLLVSVGALYWISSGKSAGYIFATESGQRAQAVLPDGTKVWLNASTQIVYKPSFWKRERQVDLSGEAYFEVSRNKTKPFVVNSNDVRTCVLGTKFNVRARPSEEKVVTTLLKGSVKVQLPGQSEEEGILLKPGQMLSVDTRTMQPMLTEANRPGDVLLWINGKLKFEQATLQEIVQCLEKHFDVHFIISDAQLQKDRFTCTFSTDDDIRQILSILALTKRFDYKCEDNNIILTPKTNR is encoded by the coding sequence ATGGATGAAACAAAACTACTGAACTATCTGAAAGGAGAATCAGATGCCGAAGAGTGTCTGGAAGTGGAGGCATGGTATCATGCTTCTGCAGAACACAAAAAACAACTGGACCAACTTTATTATATGCTTTTTGTCGGTGAACGTAAGGTGGCAATGGATGGTGTGGACACCGAAAATTCACTAAGCGTTTTGAAGGACCGGATAAAGCACAAAGAGTCAGAGAAAAAATCAGTGCATAGAATACATGTATCAAAATGGAAACGTTACGCGATGCCTTTGGCAGCTTTCCTGTGCGGTCTGTTGGTGTCTGTCGGTGCCCTATACTGGATTTCCTCCGGAAAGTCGGCAGGATATATTTTTGCTACCGAATCAGGGCAGCGGGCACAGGCAGTTTTACCGGATGGAACGAAAGTATGGTTGAATGCTTCAACACAGATCGTCTATAAGCCTTCTTTCTGGAAGCGGGAAAGACAGGTCGACTTGAGTGGTGAGGCTTATTTTGAGGTATCACGTAATAAGACAAAACCCTTTGTTGTTAATAGTAATGATGTCAGGACTTGCGTGCTCGGTACAAAATTCAATGTCCGGGCACGTCCGTCCGAAGAAAAGGTGGTGACCACTTTATTGAAGGGATCAGTAAAAGTCCAATTGCCGGGGCAGTCTGAAGAGGAAGGTATTTTGTTGAAGCCGGGACAGATGCTGAGTGTGGATACCCGTACGATGCAACCCATGCTTACAGAAGCCAACCGTCCGGGAGATGTATTGCTATGGATTAACGGAAAACTGAAATTCGAACAGGCCACACTTCAGGAAATAGTGCAGTGTCTTGAAAAACATTTTGATGTTCATTTCATTATTTCGGATGCACAACTGCAAAAAGACCGTTTTACCTGTACTTTTAGTACGGACGATGATATAAGACAAATTCTTTCTATACTCGCTCTTACCAAACGTTTCGATTATAAATGTGAGGATAACAATATAATATTGACTCCTAAGACGAATAGATAA
- a CDS encoding endonuclease/exonuclease/phosphatase family protein has product MNKICFFIGVFITLLLAGCSSNPITHVRVATFNIRYDNPGDSLNSWKYRKEKVCEFIREKHPDVLGMQEVLNHQLKDLLSGLPDYAYVGVGREDGKTQGEYAPVFYRKDKYDLLDSNTFWLSEHPDSIGKLGWDAACTRVATWAKLKDKTTGKEFLMLNTHFDHVGTEARRNSALLIIDKIKEIAGTHPAMMTGDFNVSEEWEAYKTITSNEFVLKDAWKIAGKQSGENYTFHDFGRVPVGEREKIDFIFVTPQIKVADAEIISSAITDSTYLSDHNAHLADLEF; this is encoded by the coding sequence ATGAATAAGATTTGCTTTTTTATCGGAGTTTTTATTACCCTGCTTTTGGCGGGTTGCAGTTCTAATCCGATTACCCATGTTCGTGTGGCGACCTTTAATATCCGCTATGATAATCCGGGCGACAGTTTGAATTCCTGGAAGTATCGTAAAGAGAAGGTCTGTGAATTTATCCGTGAGAAACATCCCGATGTGCTGGGAATGCAGGAAGTACTGAATCATCAGTTGAAAGACCTGTTGTCCGGCCTGCCCGATTATGCCTATGTAGGTGTGGGACGCGAGGATGGAAAGACTCAGGGGGAATATGCTCCTGTATTCTATCGGAAAGATAAATATGATTTGTTAGACAGTAATACATTCTGGCTTTCCGAACATCCGGATAGTATCGGCAAACTTGGTTGGGATGCCGCGTGTACCCGCGTGGCTACTTGGGCTAAATTAAAGGATAAAACTACCGGAAAAGAGTTTCTGATGTTAAACACCCATTTTGACCACGTTGGTACGGAAGCTCGTCGTAACAGTGCCCTGCTTATTATTGATAAGATAAAAGAAATAGCCGGTACACATCCTGCTATGATGACCGGAGACTTTAATGTTTCTGAAGAGTGGGAAGCTTACAAAACGATCACATCCAATGAGTTTGTCTTGAAAGATGCATGGAAGATAGCCGGGAAACAGTCCGGTGAGAACTATACTTTCCATGATTTCGGAAGAGTACCTGTGGGCGAACGGGAAAAGATCGATTTCATTTTCGTAACTCCGCAAATCAAGGTGGCAGATGCAGAGATTATTTCTTCTGCGATTACAGATTCCACCTATTTGTCCGATCATAATGCACATCTGGCTGATTTGGAATTCTAA
- a CDS encoding glycoside hydrolase family 97 protein has product MKQILHILLIALMLMGFYSCVPKTELASPDGHIKVAFTADTDGKMMYRVTVNDTLLLDNSPLGFEAKDGIDLNRGFRVVNTVFTDKDEIWTQPWGENKTNRNHYNEMAVLLKNAANVELTLRFRAFDDGVAFRYEYEVPGVDSLLITDELTAFRFHEDGTSWSIPASFETYELLYSKQKISEVENANTPFTFKTSGGVYGSIHEAALYDFPEMTLKKDGENTLKSELASWPDGIKARKENRFTTAWRTIQIAPQAVGLINSSLILNLNEPCKLDTTDWIKPMKYVGVWWGMHLGVETWKMDDRHGATTANAKKYIDFAHANNIEGVLFEGWNEGWESWGGMQSFDFTKPYADFDMDEITRYAREKNVQIIGHHETGGNIPNYERQMEKAIKWYTDKGIHILKTGYAGAFPDGHSHHGQYGVNHYQKVVETAARYRMTLDAHEPIKDTGIRRTWPNMMTREGARGMEWNAWSEGNPPSHHEMLPFTRLLGGPMDYTPGTFDILFTQTKDSPKRQKWNDQDKGNSRVNTTLAKQLANWVILYSPLQMASDMIEHYEGHPAFRFFRDFDPDCDESRALAGEPGEFVAVVRKAKQNYFLGASTNEEPRVLPVSLDFLEKGKTYKAIIYADGEKADWKTNPTEYQITEQEVTADDTLNIRMAAGGGQAISFMPLQK; this is encoded by the coding sequence ATGAAACAGATTTTGCATATATTACTCATCGCCTTGATGCTGATGGGCTTTTATAGTTGTGTTCCGAAGACGGAATTAGCCTCTCCGGACGGACATATCAAAGTGGCTTTTACTGCGGATACCGATGGAAAGATGATGTATCGGGTGACTGTCAACGATACCCTTTTATTGGATAACTCTCCGCTCGGTTTCGAAGCGAAAGACGGAATCGATCTTAATCGGGGATTTCGTGTGGTGAACACTGTCTTTACCGATAAAGACGAGATCTGGACGCAGCCTTGGGGAGAGAATAAAACGAACCGGAATCATTATAATGAAATGGCGGTTCTTCTGAAAAATGCCGCTAATGTGGAATTGACTCTTCGTTTTCGTGCATTTGATGATGGTGTAGCCTTTCGTTACGAGTATGAGGTGCCCGGTGTCGACTCTTTGTTGATCACCGATGAACTGACTGCTTTCCGCTTTCATGAAGACGGGACCTCTTGGTCTATTCCTGCCAGTTTCGAGACTTATGAATTGCTGTACTCGAAACAGAAGATCAGTGAAGTGGAGAATGCCAATACTCCTTTCACTTTCAAAACATCCGGAGGGGTGTATGGCAGCATTCATGAAGCTGCTCTTTATGATTTTCCGGAAATGACTTTGAAGAAGGATGGTGAAAATACTCTGAAATCCGAACTTGCCTCATGGCCTGATGGAATTAAAGCTCGTAAAGAGAATCGTTTTACCACTGCATGGCGTACCATTCAGATCGCTCCGCAAGCTGTCGGACTGATTAATTCGTCGTTGATCCTTAACCTGAATGAACCTTGTAAACTGGATACCACCGACTGGATCAAGCCGATGAAATATGTCGGTGTCTGGTGGGGGATGCATCTGGGAGTGGAAACCTGGAAGATGGACGATCGGCATGGCGCTACAACCGCCAATGCCAAGAAATACATTGATTTTGCTCATGCCAATAACATCGAAGGTGTGTTGTTTGAGGGGTGGAACGAAGGATGGGAAAGTTGGGGAGGTATGCAGAGTTTTGACTTTACTAAACCTTATGCCGACTTTGATATGGATGAAATAACTCGTTATGCACGTGAAAAGAATGTTCAGATCATCGGACATCATGAAACCGGTGGAAACATTCCCAACTACGAGCGCCAGATGGAGAAGGCAATCAAGTGGTATACCGATAAGGGCATTCATATTCTGAAAACAGGTTATGCCGGTGCTTTTCCTGACGGACATTCACATCATGGACAATATGGAGTGAACCATTATCAAAAAGTGGTTGAGACGGCTGCCCGTTATCGTATGACTCTTGATGCGCACGAACCTATCAAAGATACCGGTATACGACGTACCTGGCCCAATATGATGACACGTGAAGGCGCCCGCGGTATGGAGTGGAATGCCTGGAGCGAAGGTAATCCTCCTTCACATCATGAAATGTTGCCGTTTACCCGCTTATTGGGTGGTCCGATGGACTATACTCCGGGTACTTTTGATATTTTGTTTACACAGACGAAAGATTCTCCTAAACGTCAGAAGTGGAATGATCAGGATAAGGGCAATAGTCGCGTCAATACAACATTGGCCAAGCAGTTGGCTAATTGGGTGATTTTATATTCTCCGTTACAAATGGCATCTGATATGATCGAGCACTATGAAGGGCATCCTGCCTTCCGGTTCTTCCGTGATTTCGATCCTGATTGTGACGAATCGAGGGCATTGGCCGGTGAGCCGGGAGAGTTTGTAGCAGTGGTACGGAAGGCTAAACAGAATTATTTCCTGGGTGCCTCTACGAATGAAGAACCGCGGGTCTTGCCTGTCAGTCTTGATTTTTTAGAGAAGGGGAAGACCTATAAAGCAATCATCTATGCTGATGGTGAGAAAGCTGATTGGAAAACCAATCCGACAGAGTATCAGATTACGGAACAGGAGGTGACTGCAGACGATACGTTGAATATCCGTATGGCAGCCGGTGGCGGACAAGCTATTTCATTTATGCCCTTGCAGAAATAA
- a CDS encoding SusC/RagA family TonB-linked outer membrane protein, with product MKKSVKHKFQYLLFFLLSMPAFIFASAQDIRVNIDFTKASLGSVLNEIGRQTSLSIVYNTGDVNPTQPVSIKASNENITTVMNRLLRGTGLSYSIMNKHLILSTTDKNHSIQQEKVTVTGNISDAKGEPLIGVSILVKGTSNGTITDMNGHFSLPVAKGDVIEISYIGYAPQAITVTDSKPLKIVMKEDAEVLDEVVVTALGIKRAQKALSYNVQQVGGDAINTVKDANFINSLQGKVAGVTINNSAGGVGSASRVVMRGTKSITKDNNALYVIDGIPMFNVSFGKSEGSFATQSGSDGVADLNPDDIESINMLTGPSAAALYGNAAANGVVLINTKKGSAEKTTLTVSNNTMFSDAYMMPEMQNRYGNNPGEFASWGNKTKQSYDPSRFFNTGVNVINAISFSTGTKKNQTYASASTTNATGILPNNSYSRYNFSIRNTATFLKDRLTLDVGASYIIQNDKNITAQGQYFNPLPALYLFPRNDNFEEIRMFERYSESRGVNVQFWPYGHQGLSLQNPYWIMKRMNRKTEKKRYMINASLTYKLTDWLNVAGRVKVDNSDIRMTQERYASTLTTFAGANGFYSDQNRTDRNTYADMMVNIDKRIGDFSLNANIGASIKDLVYEQMGNEGDLAGIPNFFTVRNINYESNYKPKQFGYHDQSQGVFANIELGWRSMAYLTLTGRNDWESQLAFTKHSSFFYPSIGGSVVLSEMFRLPEFISYAKLRGSYSSVASSFERYLSNPGFEFNEQSHQWGSSTTLPATNLKPEDTRSWEIGLNARLWNHFSIDATYYHSNTYNQTFNITLASSSGYSSAIVQTGNIQNYGLELALGYNNTWGDFSWNSSLTYTMNRNKVKRLASGATNPITGEIIDMPELRMAVLGADGYGPRVILREGGTMGDLYVDKGLRTDGNGNIWVDSQTGKVGVQDYAEPKKIGTMNPDFNMGFSNTFSYKGINLGVVLTARVGGLCVSNTQGILDYYGVSKATADARDAGGVWINNGFVDAKSYYQTIGGSTGGLGQYYTYSATNIRLSELNLSYTLPRKWFNNKVGITAGIVGKNLWMIYCKAPFDPEMTPSTTSNFYQGVDYFMQPSTRNIGFNVKFQF from the coding sequence ATGAAGAAATCAGTGAAACACAAGTTTCAGTACTTGCTATTTTTTCTATTGTCGATGCCTGCTTTTATCTTTGCTTCAGCGCAAGATATACGGGTGAATATCGACTTTACCAAAGCCTCTTTGGGCAGTGTCCTGAATGAAATAGGACGTCAAACCTCATTATCTATTGTGTATAACACCGGGGATGTTAACCCCACTCAACCTGTTTCTATCAAGGCTTCTAACGAAAATATCACGACGGTCATGAACCGTCTGCTTCGTGGGACGGGACTTTCCTATTCTATTATGAACAAACATCTTATTCTTTCGACCACTGATAAGAACCATTCGATTCAACAGGAGAAAGTTACGGTTACAGGAAATATTTCGGATGCCAAAGGCGAACCACTGATCGGAGTGAGTATTCTGGTGAAAGGAACATCGAACGGGACCATTACCGATATGAACGGGCACTTCTCCTTGCCGGTTGCGAAAGGAGATGTTATTGAGATCTCCTATATCGGTTATGCTCCGCAGGCCATTACGGTGACAGACTCCAAGCCTTTGAAGATTGTTATGAAAGAAGACGCAGAAGTGCTTGACGAAGTGGTAGTGACTGCCTTAGGTATCAAGCGGGCGCAAAAGGCGTTGAGTTACAACGTACAGCAAGTAGGTGGTGATGCTATCAATACAGTGAAGGATGCCAATTTTATCAACTCTTTGCAAGGTAAAGTTGCCGGAGTAACAATCAATAACTCAGCCGGTGGAGTTGGTTCTGCTTCGAGAGTCGTGATGCGCGGTACCAAGTCCATTACGAAAGATAATAATGCTCTTTATGTAATTGACGGTATTCCGATGTTCAATGTAAGCTTTGGTAAGAGTGAAGGTTCTTTTGCCACCCAAAGCGGTTCGGACGGAGTAGCGGATCTTAACCCGGATGATATTGAAAGTATCAATATGCTGACCGGTCCTTCTGCGGCAGCTTTGTATGGTAATGCGGCTGCCAATGGAGTCGTATTGATCAATACCAAGAAAGGATCTGCCGAAAAGACAACTCTGACTGTCAGCAATAATACGATGTTCTCTGACGCATACATGATGCCGGAGATGCAAAACCGGTATGGAAACAATCCGGGAGAATTTGCAAGCTGGGGCAATAAAACCAAGCAAAGCTATGATCCTTCCCGTTTCTTTAATACCGGAGTGAATGTAATTAACGCTATTTCTTTTTCGACCGGAACAAAGAAAAACCAGACCTATGCGTCGGCTTCAACAACCAATGCGACAGGTATTTTGCCTAATAACAGTTATAGCCGCTACAATTTCTCTATCCGGAATACGGCCACTTTCCTGAAAGATAGGCTGACTCTGGATGTAGGTGCCAGCTATATCATTCAGAATGACAAGAATATAACGGCACAGGGACAATACTTCAACCCGCTGCCGGCACTCTACCTCTTTCCCCGTAACGACAATTTTGAGGAGATCCGTATGTTCGAACGATATAGCGAAAGCCGTGGAGTGAACGTACAGTTTTGGCCTTACGGACATCAGGGATTAAGTTTGCAAAATCCATATTGGATTATGAAACGCATGAACCGCAAGACAGAAAAGAAGCGCTACATGATTAATGCAAGCTTAACTTATAAGCTCACGGATTGGCTCAATGTAGCCGGACGTGTCAAGGTGGATAATTCCGATATTCGCATGACTCAGGAACGTTATGCATCTACTCTGACTACCTTTGCCGGTGCCAATGGTTTCTATTCCGATCAAAATCGTACGGACCGCAATACGTATGCCGATATGATGGTAAACATTGATAAGAGAATAGGGGACTTCTCGCTGAATGCCAATATCGGTGCGTCTATCAAGGATTTGGTTTACGAACAAATGGGGAATGAAGGTGATTTGGCAGGGATACCTAACTTCTTTACAGTGAGAAACATCAATTATGAAAGCAATTATAAACCTAAACAGTTCGGATATCATGACCAATCTCAGGGTGTATTTGCCAATATAGAATTGGGATGGCGGAGCATGGCATATCTGACCCTGACCGGACGAAATGACTGGGAGTCCCAACTTGCATTTACCAAGCATTCTTCATTCTTTTATCCTTCCATCGGAGGTTCTGTCGTTTTATCCGAGATGTTCCGGTTGCCCGAGTTTATTTCTTATGCAAAGCTACGTGGCTCATACAGTTCTGTGGCTTCATCTTTTGAACGTTATTTATCGAATCCGGGTTTTGAGTTCAATGAACAATCCCATCAGTGGGGATCTTCAACCACTCTGCCTGCCACCAACTTGAAGCCGGAAGATACCCGTTCGTGGGAGATCGGTTTGAATGCCAGACTGTGGAATCATTTCAGTATAGATGCTACTTACTATCATTCGAATACCTATAACCAGACCTTTAATATCACTTTGGCATCGTCGAGTGGTTATTCTTCGGCCATTGTACAAACGGGTAATATTCAGAACTACGGTTTGGAGTTGGCGTTAGGATACAATAATACATGGGGAGACTTTAGCTGGAACAGTAGTCTGACTTATACGATGAATCGTAATAAAGTGAAACGTCTTGCCAGCGGTGCTACGAATCCGATAACCGGTGAAATTATCGATATGCCCGAACTGCGTATGGCTGTGCTGGGTGCCGACGGATATGGCCCCAGAGTTATATTGAGAGAGGGCGGAACAATGGGAGACCTCTATGTGGATAAAGGGTTGCGTACAGACGGTAACGGTAATATCTGGGTAGATTCTCAGACAGGCAAAGTTGGAGTGCAGGATTATGCCGAACCGAAGAAAATTGGTACGATGAATCCTGATTTCAACATGGGATTCAGCAATACATTCTCTTATAAGGGCATCAATCTGGGAGTGGTTCTGACTGCTCGTGTCGGTGGATTGTGCGTCTCGAACACTCAGGGTATACTTGATTATTATGGTGTGTCCAAAGCTACAGCCGACGCTCGCGATGCCGGAGGAGTGTGGATCAATAACGGATTTGTAGATGCCAAATCTTATTATCAGACCATCGGTGGTTCTACCGGAGGGTTGGGACAGTACTATACTTATAGTGCAACGAACATACGATTGTCCGAACTGAACCTAAGCTACACGTTACCTCGTAAATGGTTTAATAATAAAGTAGGCATAACGGCAGGTATCGTAGGGAAGAATCTTTGGATGATTTATTGTAAAGCACCGTTCGATCCCGAAATGACACCTTCCACTACCAGTAACTTCTATCAGGGAGTAGATTACTTTATGCAACCGAGTACACGTAATATTGGCTTCAATGTCAAATTTCAATTTTAA
- a CDS encoding RNA polymerase sigma-70 factor — protein sequence MAQTLTNLNINDNNAVISALREGDEEVFDHIYRYYFRGLCAFCSQYVTLSESEEIVQDTMMWLWENRKTLIPELTLKTLLFTIVKNKALNKISHFEIKRKVHQEIAEKYETEFSSPDFYLENELFRLYEEALRKLPAEFRQAYEMNRSLQMTHKEIAEKLNVSPQTINYRIGQALKILRSELKDYLPLIMLFLFLQGHK from the coding sequence ATGGCACAGACTCTGACTAACCTAAACATAAATGATAATAATGCCGTTATATCAGCCCTGCGAGAAGGGGATGAAGAGGTGTTTGATCATATCTACCGTTACTATTTTCGTGGATTATGCGCCTTTTGCTCTCAATATGTCACTCTGAGCGAATCGGAAGAAATCGTGCAGGATACTATGATGTGGCTATGGGAAAACAGAAAAACCCTTATACCGGAACTTACTTTAAAGACTCTTCTCTTTACTATCGTCAAGAACAAAGCGCTTAATAAAATCTCTCATTTTGAAATAAAACGCAAGGTGCATCAGGAAATTGCGGAAAAATATGAAACGGAGTTCTCTTCACCTGACTTTTACCTGGAAAACGAACTATTCAGATTGTACGAAGAGGCTTTAAGAAAACTACCGGCCGAATTTCGCCAGGCATACGAAATGAATCGAAGTCTTCAAATGACTCATAAAGAAATTGCGGAGAAACTGAACGTCTCTCCGCAAACAATCAATTATCGTATAGGGCAAGCCCTGAAAATATTACGGTCCGAACTAAAGGATTATCTCCCGCTGATCATGTTGTTTTTATTTCTGCAAGGGCATAAATGA
- a CDS encoding AMP-binding protein, with product MIFNREEQHLMLEGSVLSKEDVKRLVACHTEEASGFLYELYRFLEEWFSDSPYLTVKTSGSTGTPKLLKVRKEQMMQSARLTCEFLGLRQGDSVLLCMPLQYIAGKMVVVRALVAGLNLVIRTPSGHPMADVDIPLRFAAMVPLQVYNTLQVSAEKERLCRTDILIIGGGAIDAGLEAEIRQLPVKVYSTYGMTETLSHIALRRLNGPDASMLYRPFPSVRLSLSSEHTLVIDAPLVCDTTLVTNDVAEIYSDGSFSILGRKDNTINTGGIKVQAEQIEEILRPWMRVPFAITSVPDARLGEAVVLLVEKGANAELPETKMKELLSKYQLPKMILSVGAIPLTETGKINRAACRQLALTYRTDR from the coding sequence ATGATATTTAATAGAGAAGAACAACACCTAATGTTGGAAGGCAGTGTGCTTTCCAAGGAGGACGTGAAAAGGCTGGTGGCTTGTCACACGGAGGAGGCATCGGGATTTTTGTACGAACTTTACCGGTTTCTGGAAGAGTGGTTCAGTGATTCTCCTTATCTGACAGTGAAAACTTCCGGTTCTACCGGGACTCCCAAACTGCTGAAGGTCCGTAAGGAGCAGATGATGCAAAGTGCCCGGCTGACTTGTGAGTTTCTGGGACTTCGACAAGGAGATAGCGTATTGTTGTGTATGCCTTTGCAATATATTGCCGGGAAGATGGTGGTGGTCCGGGCATTGGTGGCAGGGTTGAATCTGGTTATCCGGACTCCTTCCGGGCATCCGATGGCGGACGTGGACATACCGCTTCGCTTTGCCGCTATGGTGCCGTTGCAGGTTTACAACACACTGCAGGTATCGGCAGAAAAAGAGAGGCTCTGCCGGACCGATATTCTTATTATAGGCGGAGGGGCAATAGATGCAGGGTTGGAAGCTGAAATACGGCAATTACCGGTTAAGGTTTATTCTACGTATGGCATGACAGAAACCCTTTCACATATTGCTTTAAGACGGTTGAACGGACCGGATGCGAGTATGTTGTACCGGCCTTTTCCTTCGGTGCGGCTTTCTCTTTCGTCCGAACATACATTGGTGATCGATGCTCCATTGGTTTGTGATACCACTTTGGTGACAAATGATGTTGCGGAGATTTATTCCGATGGCAGCTTCTCTATTTTGGGCAGGAAGGATAATACCATCAATACCGGAGGTATCAAAGTACAGGCAGAGCAGATAGAAGAGATACTTCGTCCCTGGATGAGAGTTCCTTTTGCAATCACTTCTGTTCCCGATGCCAGATTAGGAGAGGCGGTTGTGCTTTTGGTAGAGAAGGGGGCAAATGCAGAGTTACCGGAAACAAAGATGAAGGAGCTTCTGTCTAAATATCAGTTACCCAAGATGATTTTGTCAGTCGGGGCTATACCCTTGACGGAAACGGGAAAGATCAATCGTGCCGCTTGCCGGCAACTTGCCCTCACTTATCGGACAGATCGCTAA